The Hyphomicrobiales bacterium genome has a window encoding:
- the murU gene encoding N-acetylmuramate alpha-1-phosphate uridylyltransferase produces the protein MTSTASPPIRRAMVLAAGLGQRMRPITDTLPKPLVRIGGKAMLDHMLDRLADAGVADAVVNVHHLAGQVEAHLAGRNRPRIAISDERAELLETGGGVKKALPLLGAAPFFHVNSDALWRETGRPAMPAMAEAWDPERMDMLLLLADRETSLGFDGAGDFFLGEDGRLSRRGKAASAPWVYAGVAIMKPALFSDTPEGPFSLNLLFDRAIARGRLFGEVLEGRWLHVGTPEAIAPAEAAFAAQPADA, from the coding sequence GTGACTTCAACCGCTTCGCCGCCGATCCGCCGGGCGATGGTGCTGGCGGCCGGGCTCGGGCAGCGCATGCGCCCCATCACCGATACGCTGCCGAAGCCGCTGGTCAGGATCGGCGGCAAGGCGATGCTGGACCATATGCTCGACCGGCTGGCCGATGCCGGCGTCGCCGACGCCGTGGTCAACGTCCATCACCTAGCCGGGCAGGTTGAGGCGCATCTCGCCGGCCGTAACCGTCCGCGCATCGCGATCTCGGACGAGCGCGCCGAATTGCTGGAAACCGGCGGCGGCGTGAAGAAGGCGTTGCCGCTCCTCGGCGCCGCGCCGTTCTTCCACGTCAACTCCGATGCGCTCTGGCGCGAGACCGGCCGGCCGGCCATGCCGGCGATGGCCGAGGCCTGGGACCCGGAGCGGATGGACATGCTGCTGCTGCTCGCGGATCGCGAGACCAGCCTCGGCTTCGATGGCGCGGGCGATTTCTTCCTTGGCGAGGATGGTCGCCTCTCCCGCCGCGGCAAAGCGGCGAGCGCGCCTTGGGTCTATGCCGGGGTCGCCATCATGAAGCCGGCACTCTTCAGCGACACGCCCGAGGGGCCGTTCTCGCTCAACCTGCTGTTCGACCGCGCCATCGCCCGTGGCCGCCTGTTTGGCGAAGTGCTGGAGGGGCGCTGGCTGCATGTCGGCACGCCCGAGGCGATCGCGCCGGCCGAGGCCGCCTTCGCCGCGCAGCCGGCCGATGCCTGA
- the tsaE gene encoding t(6)A37 threonylcarbamoyladenosine biosynthesis protein TsaE, protein MTEEIRKAGLHRLMLVDEAATLRLAADIAAILKPGDIVALSGHLGSGKSLLARAILRELAGDPMLEAPSPTFTLVQSYDTRRGLVLHADLYRVRSPDELDDIGLIEDVERLITLVEWPDRAGTRLPAGRRLDIVLDVDPDNPETGRIADLSGGVLWKQRLAIAVASRRLLDASGWGGARRDFMLGDASTRAYERLTRSESETAVLMISPPRPDGPPIRLGKPYSTLAHLAENVEAFVAMDRGLRSLGYSAPEIFAEDLATGLLVIEDLGSEGVIDAERRPITERYEAAARLLADLHRHTLPAILPVAEGRDQTIPDYDRQALAIETELILEWYAPHIAGVTLPAVTQADFARIWNKLFDEILAQPATWTLRDFHSPNLIWLEKREGHAKLGLIDFQDAVLGHPAYDLASLGQDARVDVPAALELRLLAAYGAARRAETPDFDLADFARAYAILGAQRNTKIAGIFARLDKRDGKPDYLKHLPRIEAYLRRNLEHPALEELKAWYQAHMPKLFETDMAG, encoded by the coding sequence ATGACGGAAGAGATTCGCAAGGCTGGCCTGCACCGGCTGATGCTGGTGGACGAGGCGGCGACGCTGCGCCTTGCCGCCGACATCGCCGCCATCCTGAAGCCCGGTGACATCGTCGCGCTGTCCGGCCATCTCGGCTCGGGCAAGTCCTTGCTGGCGCGCGCCATCCTGCGCGAACTCGCCGGCGATCCCATGCTCGAAGCGCCGAGCCCGACCTTCACCCTCGTCCAGAGCTACGACACGCGGCGCGGCCTCGTGCTGCATGCCGATCTCTACCGCGTGCGCTCGCCGGACGAGCTCGACGATATCGGCCTGATCGAGGATGTCGAACGGCTGATCACGCTGGTCGAGTGGCCGGACCGGGCCGGCACGCGCCTGCCGGCGGGTCGCAGGCTCGACATCGTGCTGGATGTCGATCCCGACAATCCCGAGACCGGCCGCATCGCCGATCTCTCCGGCGGCGTGCTCTGGAAGCAGCGGCTTGCCATCGCCGTGGCTTCGCGCCGCCTGCTCGACGCCTCCGGCTGGGGCGGGGCTCGCCGCGACTTCATGCTCGGCGACGCCTCGACGCGCGCCTATGAGCGGTTGACGCGCTCCGAGAGCGAGACCGCCGTGCTGATGATCTCGCCGCCGCGGCCGGACGGCCCGCCGATCCGCCTCGGCAAGCCCTACAGCACGCTCGCCCACCTCGCCGAGAACGTCGAGGCTTTCGTCGCGATGGATCGCGGCCTGCGTTCGCTGGGCTATTCGGCGCCCGAGATTTTCGCCGAGGATCTGGCGACCGGCCTGCTCGTCATCGAGGATCTGGGCAGCGAGGGCGTGATCGATGCCGAGCGGCGGCCGATCACGGAGCGCTACGAGGCCGCCGCCAGGCTCCTCGCCGACCTTCACCGCCACACCTTGCCGGCGATCCTGCCCGTGGCCGAGGGGCGCGACCAAACGATCCCGGACTATGACCGGCAGGCGCTCGCCATCGAAACCGAGCTGATTCTGGAATGGTATGCGCCGCATATCGCCGGCGTGACCCTGCCGGCGGTGACGCAGGCCGATTTCGCCCGCATCTGGAACAAGCTCTTCGACGAGATTCTCGCCCAGCCCGCCACCTGGACGCTGCGCGATTTCCATTCTCCGAACCTGATCTGGCTGGAGAAGCGGGAGGGCCATGCCAAGCTCGGCCTGATCGATTTCCAGGACGCCGTGCTCGGCCACCCCGCCTACGACCTGGCATCGCTCGGTCAGGATGCGCGCGTCGACGTTCCCGCCGCGCTGGAGTTGAGGCTGCTCGCCGCCTATGGCGCGGCACGGCGCGCCGAGACGCCGGATTTCGACCTCGCGGACTTCGCCCGCGCCTATGCGATCCTCGGCGCGCAGCGCAACACCAAGATCGCCGGCATCTTCGCGAGGCTCGACAAGCGCGACGGCAAGCCGGACTACCTGAAGCACCTGCCGCGCATCGAGGCCTATCTGCGCCGCAACCTCGAACATCCGGCGCTCGAAGAGCTGAAAGCCTGGTATCAGGCCCATATGCCCAAGCTGTTCGAGACGGATATGGCGGGCTAG